In the genome of Flexistipes sinusarabici DSM 4947, one region contains:
- a CDS encoding tetratricopeptide repeat protein, with protein sequence MLNVFSVFRKVAGRFIVLLSILTFGCAPAHVSLNTYAENTYDYKFLKAEMLLNSGEFERAVDIYEELAEKTGDAYLYTKAAKVYIHQQEYKKAVEILKNGIDNGSIGNPAELYYQLAKVYYENLQEFQSARKYIEKAVSIEESNKYLELQADIYKNMNDFSSAIGVYDKLIKKNEDASYFLQRGKLYMYLDLTKRAEEDFIKAVDMEKNLEAALLLADIYLRENQNKKAMKYLKIAQEKHPGLILPELKLAELYMESNRYEEALKYYSQIVDKLSGERKIYVLKQMGKIYLKQNEYKKVIEVLEQAYNLDSEDTQSAFYIAVAYEALQEYDKAEKYYKETLRIRSDYTQAKKRLAFVYLSQGAYDKALDVLADVSEVYKDVDFYRIKSAVYERKGNLKKAVDILNKGLKSNPNSETLLMNKAFVTEKKGDLNETIDIIKKVLKINNNNDSALNFLAYLYAENDMKLTKALELVNRALEIDGNNPAYLDTKAWILYKQKRYEQAKEYQIKALNLAPEEKELREHMRAILDAMGINKGVDEYIKAD encoded by the coding sequence ATGTTTCTCTGAACACCTATGCTGAAAATACTTACGACTATAAATTTCTTAAAGCTGAGATGCTTTTGAATTCAGGAGAATTCGAAAGGGCGGTTGATATCTATGAGGAGCTGGCGGAAAAAACAGGGGATGCTTATCTTTACACCAAGGCAGCAAAAGTTTATATACATCAGCAGGAATATAAAAAAGCTGTGGAAATTTTAAAGAATGGTATAGATAATGGCAGTATTGGTAATCCGGCAGAGTTATATTACCAGCTTGCAAAAGTTTACTATGAAAATCTGCAGGAATTCCAAAGTGCCAGAAAATATATCGAAAAAGCGGTATCAATAGAGGAAAGTAACAAATATCTTGAGCTTCAGGCGGATATTTATAAAAATATGAATGATTTTTCATCCGCTATCGGGGTTTACGACAAGCTTATCAAAAAAAATGAAGACGCTTCATATTTCCTGCAGCGGGGCAAGTTGTATATGTATCTCGATCTTACTAAAAGGGCTGAAGAGGATTTTATAAAAGCTGTCGATATGGAAAAGAATCTTGAAGCCGCTCTTCTGCTTGCTGATATATATCTGAGAGAAAATCAAAATAAAAAAGCTATGAAATATCTGAAAATAGCTCAGGAAAAGCACCCCGGTTTGATACTTCCTGAATTGAAATTAGCAGAACTTTATATGGAATCAAATCGTTATGAGGAAGCATTAAAATATTATTCTCAAATTGTGGACAAACTTTCCGGAGAGCGAAAAATTTATGTTCTGAAACAGATGGGAAAAATATATCTCAAACAGAATGAATACAAAAAAGTAATCGAAGTTTTGGAACAAGCCTATAATTTGGACAGCGAGGACACCCAGTCAGCCTTTTACATTGCGGTGGCATATGAAGCTCTCCAAGAGTATGATAAAGCTGAAAAATATTACAAAGAAACGTTAAGGATAAGAAGTGATTACACTCAGGCCAAAAAGAGACTGGCTTTTGTTTACCTTTCACAGGGAGCTTATGATAAAGCGCTGGATGTTTTGGCGGATGTTTCAGAGGTTTACAAAGACGTTGATTTTTACAGAATAAAATCGGCTGTTTATGAAAGGAAGGGAAATTTGAAAAAGGCTGTTGATATTTTGAATAAAGGACTTAAATCCAACCCGAACAGTGAAACCCTTCTTATGAACAAAGCTTTTGTAACTGAAAAAAAAGGTGATTTGAATGAAACCATCGATATAATAAAGAAGGTTTTGAAGATAAATAATAACAATGATTCAGCGTTAAATTTTCTCGCCTATCTGTATGCTGAAAATGATATGAAATTGACAAAAGCCCTGGAACTTGTCAACAGAGCTCTGGAGATTGACGGAAATAATCCGGCTTATCTGGATACAAAAGCCTGGATACTTTATAAACAAAAACGATATGAGCAGGCCAAAGAATATCAAATAAAGGCTTTAAACCTGGCGCCTGAGGAAAAAGAATTAAGGGAGCACATGAGGGCTATTCTGGATGCCATGGGGATAAACAAGGGTGTTGATGAATATATTAAGGCTGATTAG